One Campylobacter sputorum subsp. sputorum DNA segment encodes these proteins:
- a CDS encoding sensor domain-containing diguanylate cyclase: protein MARFKHKFYKINSVEEVPKPNLDEHQYFFIVDESSTLSIKALKEHAGKYGIIVFYGKNTKNLPQDDIKNFDDIWISISSELDKFYFERMLKIIADQKDAWLQKNWLESAINSLPDMIWFKDMQGLHINVNNSFCQAVNKTKDDIRGRDHYYIWDIPKEIYENSDYVCVETEDSVIAARKTVLFDEEVMKTDGNLIKLKTYKTPIFDGDTIIGTVGIARDVTQEYEYLEKIKYLAIHDQLTGLANRNQLDIFLSKLKTSKMSIVCMDLDNFKGINDSYGHQTGDKVLVVFSNLIKEVFNDALNVRTGADEFIISIFTDSSNIKNILNRVQILIDKFSDICKKDFRFQRLSVSAGIADGKFGHGSFDILFKHADNALYKAKRKKKGGGVLS from the coding sequence ATGGCTCGTTTTAAACATAAATTTTATAAAATAAATAGCGTAGAAGAAGTTCCAAAGCCAAATTTGGACGAACATCAGTATTTTTTCATAGTAGATGAAAGTAGCACCTTATCCATCAAAGCATTAAAAGAACACGCAGGAAAATATGGAATTATTGTCTTTTATGGCAAAAATACTAAAAATTTACCACAAGATGATATAAAAAATTTTGATGATATTTGGATTAGTATTTCAAGCGAACTAGATAAATTTTACTTTGAACGTATGTTAAAAATAATTGCAGATCAAAAAGATGCATGGTTGCAAAAAAACTGGCTAGAATCCGCTATAAATTCTTTACCTGATATGATTTGGTTTAAAGATATGCAAGGGCTTCATATTAATGTAAATAATTCATTTTGTCAAGCCGTAAATAAAACTAAAGACGACATTCGCGGCAGAGATCATTACTACATTTGGGACATTCCAAAAGAAATTTATGAAAATAGTGATTATGTTTGTGTTGAGACAGAAGATAGCGTTATAGCAGCTAGAAAAACCGTGCTTTTTGATGAAGAGGTTATGAAAACTGATGGAAACCTTATTAAATTAAAAACATATAAAACACCTATATTTGATGGAGATACAATTATAGGAACAGTTGGAATCGCTCGCGATGTAACACAAGAGTATGAATACTTGGAAAAAATTAAATATTTAGCAATTCACGATCAACTAACTGGACTTGCCAATCGTAACCAGCTAGATATATTTTTATCAAAACTTAAAACTTCTAAAATGAGTATAGTTTGTATGGATCTTGATAATTTTAAAGGGATTAACGATTCTTATGGACATCAGACTGGCGATAAAGTTTTAGTGGTTTTTTCAAATTTAATCAAAGAAGTTTTTAATGATGCATTAAATGTTAGAACTGGCGCAGATGAATTTATTATATCAATATTTACAGATAGTTCAAATATTAAAAATATTTTAAATAGAGTACAAATTTTGATTGATAAATTTTCAGATATTTGTAAAAAAGACTTTAGATTTCAACGGCTTTCTGTTAGTGCTGGAATTGCAGATGGAAAATTTGGGCACGGTTCTTTTGATATATTATTTAAACATGCAGATAATGCACTTTACAAAGCTAAGCGTAAAAAAAAAGGGGGGGGGGTGTTATCATAA